In the genome of Proteiniborus ethanoligenes, the window TCCTAATACTTTCACTAGCTTTATTTCATTTAATTCTCTGTTTCCTGGAATTACAACTGCAACAACTTCATCTTTAGCCATATATAATAGTGTCTTTACAAAGCTTTCAGCAGGTGCATGGAAAAACTTTGATACTTCTTCTATTGTTTTAGCATTTGGTGTGTGAACTTTTTCAGATACAAGCATTTCTCTATTTTCTTCTTTTATTTCATATAAGCAATCTGCTTTTTCATCTGTAGCTGCATAATCACAATTATCACAATATGCTATTTCACTTTCACCATACTCTGACATTGCCATGAATTCATGTGAAGCATTTCCTCCCATGGCACCAGAATCTCCTTGGACTACCTTAAATTTTAATCCACATCTTGAAAAGATTTTTTCATAAGCTATCCACATATCCTCATAGGATTTCTTCATGCCTTCCTCATCTATATCAAAAGTGTATGCGTCCTTCATTATAAATTCTCTTGCTCTCATAAGGCCAAATCGAGGTCTTTTTTCATCTCTATATTTAGTTTGTATCTGATAAAGGCTTAATGGTAGCTGTTTATAGGATTTTACTTCGTATCTTATAAGATCTGTAAATATCTCTTCATGTGTTGGGCCTAGGCAAAACTCTCTTTGGTTTCTATCGTATAATCTAAACATTTCAGGTCCAAAATCATCCCATCTACCTGATTCTTTCCAAAGCTCTGCTGGTTGAATAGCTGACATGAGCACTTCTTGAGAGTCTATGGCATTCATCTCTTCCCTTACAATATCCTCTATTTTTTTTAATACTCTAAGCCCAAGAGGTAAATATGAATATACTCCTGATACTAATTTTCTAATCATTCCAGCCCTTAGTAAAAGCTGATGACTTGGAAGCTCCGCTTCTGATGGAACTTCTCTTAAGGTTGGCATATACAGCCTTGACATTTTCATGTATATCACTCCTCCTAAAAAAAATTGGTCTAAAATCTTTAAATAAAATACACACTTTCAGGAAATCGGGTTAGGTCATTTCCCGCAGTCTCACTACACAAATTTATCTGCTCGCTATCGCTCCCATAAATTTGGTTCTCGTTGCGTTTGGCCTACCAACGATTTCCTGATAAAAGCATTCAGGAAATCGNNNNNNNNNNNNNNNNNNNNNNNNNNNNNNNNNNNNNNNNNNNNNNNNNNNNNNNNNNNNNNNNNNNNNNNNNNNNNNNNNNNNNNNNNNNNNNNNNNNNNNNNNNNNNNNNNNNNNNNNNNNNNNNNNNNNNNNNNNNNNNNNNNNNNNNNNNNNNNNNNNNNNNNNNNNNNNNNNNNNNNNNNNNNNNGCGTTTGACCTACCAACGATTTCCTGATAAAAGCATTCAGGAAATCGGGTTAGGTCATAAAAAAACCTTCATCCCCAAAAGGGACGAAGGTTATATCCGCGGTACCACCCTAATAGACTATAGATTATATAGTCCACTCTACATAAATAACGGTAACAACCGTCTAGACTTACTTTGTTCAGTCTAGAAGCTCTAGGATGGGTTCAGTATTCATT includes:
- a CDS encoding proline--tRNA ligase, producing the protein MKMSRLYMPTLREVPSEAELPSHQLLLRAGMIRKLVSGVYSYLPLGLRVLKKIEDIVREEMNAIDSQEVLMSAIQPAELWKESGRWDDFGPEMFRLYDRNQREFCLGPTHEEIFTDLIRYEVKSYKQLPLSLYQIQTKYRDEKRPRFGLMRAREFIMKDAYTFDIDEEGMKKSYEDMWIAYEKIFSRCGLKFKVVQGDSGAMGGNASHEFMAMSEYGESEIAYCDNCDYAATDEKADCLYEIKEENREMLVSEKVHTPNAKTIEEVSKFFHAPAESFVKTLLYMAKDEVVAVVIPGNRELNEIKLVKVLGVPEHELMMADEEAVKEATGAEVGFAGPINLKKGIRVIVDSRVTKMVNFIVGANETDYHIKNVNYERDFKGEVIDDLLLVQEGDRCPKCGTPLKTDRGIEVGNIFQLGLKYSSTLGATFLDENGKEKEIFMGSHGVGVSRTAAAVIEQFHDENGIIWPLSVAPYHVIITIVNTKNEEQTLLGERLYNELVKAGLEVLLDDRNERAGVKFKDADLIGVPIRVTVGKRANEEVVEFSLRRDGEKAEINTGEILDKIREEFSNQGLTF